The following coding sequences are from one Verrucosispora sp. WMMD573 window:
- a CDS encoding AAA family ATPase, translated as MSRQSGDPGVSGAKSGRGGRPTAAALSRILVYGVHGSGKSTLAQRLSERLGLPWHPVDDLLWEPNWVEVPVALQRSRIEAICRRDRWILDGAYHGWRDVPLARADLIIGLDYPRGLSFRWLLRRTLRRLSTGEEICNGNRESLGSVLSTESVLVWHLTEFGRERRRLRAWHADPTGPPVLLLDSPEALERWLAGLSPR; from the coding sequence ATGAGCAGGCAGTCGGGAGACCCCGGGGTGAGCGGGGCGAAGTCCGGGCGGGGCGGTCGTCCGACAGCCGCCGCGCTGTCCCGCATCCTCGTCTACGGGGTTCACGGCTCCGGCAAATCCACCCTCGCGCAGCGGCTGTCCGAGCGGCTCGGGCTGCCCTGGCACCCGGTCGACGACCTGCTCTGGGAGCCCAACTGGGTCGAGGTGCCGGTGGCGCTGCAACGTAGCCGGATCGAGGCGATCTGCCGCCGGGACCGCTGGATTCTCGACGGGGCGTACCACGGTTGGCGGGACGTGCCGTTGGCCCGCGCGGACCTGATCATCGGTCTGGACTACCCGCGCGGGCTGTCCTTCCGCTGGCTGCTGCGGCGTACGCTGCGCCGGCTGTCGACGGGGGAGGAGATCTGCAACGGCAACCGTGAGTCACTGGGCAGCGTGCTGTCCACCGAGTCGGTCCTGGTATGGCACCTCACCGAGTTCGGCCGGGAACGGCGTCGACTACGGGCCTGGCACGCCGACCCGACCGGTCCGCCGGTGCTGCTGCTCGACTCGCCGGAAGCCCTCGAACGCTGGCTGGCCGGCCTGTCACCCCGGTGA
- a CDS encoding low temperature requirement protein A encodes MGRFLRGRVETTTETHRTTRYEIFFDLVFVFALTRITAYMADDASPLTLLKGLVVLLLLWISWLIYAWLGNQARADIGLIRAGTTAVMGPIFLIAVVIPNVWESSLGSRLILVLSYLVVRAVHLVLYRRAAEGDRRLHRTLRIYTVTTALSWIPLVLGAVLGGDAQLLLWTSAVAVDFAGGLVASMLSGWPLRSSEHFTERHALVVIIALGETLISVGAGIGSEMINRPTLLATLFTLVVTVCLFRLYMLNSVPAGEALMAERGARRDRLAANAYSGGHFALIAGTIYLALGIHKVIAPLAHHQPWQAAETSLSWPSAVALFGGVALYLAGEVLFRGLSVRSVAPAQLLAPVVALALLPAGRYLPGLVALGLLATFLVLLVGYERAFGAGRAVHPATAVTRHDTGSR; translated from the coding sequence ATGGGGCGGTTCCTCCGAGGGCGCGTCGAGACGACCACGGAGACGCACCGCACGACGCGGTACGAGATCTTCTTCGATCTGGTGTTCGTCTTCGCCCTGACCCGGATCACCGCCTACATGGCTGATGACGCCTCGCCACTGACCCTGCTCAAGGGCCTGGTCGTCCTGCTGCTGCTGTGGATCTCCTGGCTGATCTACGCCTGGCTGGGCAACCAGGCCCGTGCCGACATCGGGCTGATCCGGGCCGGCACCACCGCCGTCATGGGGCCGATCTTTCTCATCGCCGTGGTCATCCCGAACGTGTGGGAATCGAGCCTGGGTTCGCGCCTGATCCTGGTGCTGTCGTACCTCGTCGTGCGGGCGGTCCACCTGGTGCTCTACCGCCGGGCGGCCGAGGGCGATCGGCGGCTGCACCGTACGTTGCGCATCTACACCGTGACCACGGCGCTGTCCTGGATCCCGCTGGTCCTCGGTGCCGTTCTCGGCGGTGACGCGCAGCTACTGCTCTGGACGTCGGCGGTCGCGGTCGACTTCGCCGGCGGGCTGGTCGCGTCCATGCTGAGCGGATGGCCGTTGCGTAGTTCGGAGCACTTCACCGAACGGCACGCCCTTGTGGTGATCATCGCGCTCGGCGAGACATTGATCTCGGTCGGCGCCGGAATCGGATCCGAAATGATCAACAGGCCGACCCTACTGGCCACGCTCTTCACTCTTGTCGTCACCGTCTGCCTGTTCCGGCTGTACATGCTGAACTCGGTGCCGGCGGGTGAGGCGCTGATGGCCGAGCGCGGAGCACGGCGTGATCGGCTCGCCGCCAATGCCTACAGCGGCGGCCACTTCGCGTTGATCGCCGGAACGATCTACCTGGCGCTCGGGATCCACAAGGTGATCGCCCCGCTGGCGCATCACCAACCCTGGCAGGCCGCCGAGACGAGCCTGAGCTGGCCCTCGGCCGTCGCGCTGTTCGGCGGGGTCGCGCTGTATCTCGCGGGCGAGGTGCTGTTCCGTGGGCTCAGCGTCCGATCGGTGGCCCCGGCGCAACTGCTCGCACCCGTGGTGGCCCTGGCGCTGCTGCCGGCCGGGCGATATCTGCCCGGCCTGGTCGCCCTCGGCCTGCTCGCCACCTTCCTCGTGCTGCTCGTCGGCTACGAGCGCGCCTTCGGTGCCGGCCGTGCCGTCCACCCTGCCACTGCGGTCACCAGGCACGACACGGGGTCACGCTAG
- a CDS encoding acyltransferase domain-containing protein, whose translation MDLHDIATRLGVPVEDVDRVHRLAGEHPSAPVPARADAPALLDRLAVRPDDAAEIMAGWPDPDSTQWTPELRWLLDRSIALVRADLGGHEWLPPGPALPRERGPAWRHLYVYAYLALVDVAREYHRAHGVPDTVSWVTLADLGRNLAIDRRMNREGWSVMQSWLTLHSRGAVYELGRLQHHRGGTAIDLHIPDSGPMTPAAVEASLDEAREFFPRHFPDEHYTAFACGSWLLDPQLREYLPEKSNIVRFQRRFELEPYQEPEGLDADVEVVRFVFRTLTTPLDKLPRDTVLQRAVIDHLKAGRHWQWRRGRFPIEPVRRRPPAQGRVQSPPRVLPAPIGPPGHPVSTKMDP comes from the coding sequence GTGGATCTGCACGACATCGCCACCCGGCTCGGCGTACCCGTCGAGGACGTCGACCGCGTGCACCGGCTGGCCGGCGAACACCCGTCCGCGCCGGTGCCCGCCAGAGCCGACGCGCCCGCGCTGCTCGACCGGCTCGCCGTACGGCCGGACGACGCCGCCGAGATCATGGCGGGCTGGCCCGACCCCGACTCCACGCAGTGGACCCCGGAGCTGCGCTGGCTGCTCGACCGCTCGATCGCCCTGGTCCGCGCGGATCTCGGGGGTCACGAGTGGCTGCCGCCCGGTCCGGCGCTACCGCGCGAGCGGGGCCCCGCCTGGCGGCACCTCTACGTCTACGCGTACCTGGCCCTGGTCGACGTGGCCAGGGAATATCACCGTGCCCACGGCGTCCCCGACACCGTCTCCTGGGTGACCCTCGCTGACCTGGGTCGCAACCTCGCAATCGACCGGCGGATGAATCGCGAGGGCTGGTCGGTCATGCAAAGTTGGCTGACGCTGCACTCGCGCGGCGCGGTCTACGAGCTGGGCCGGCTCCAGCACCATCGCGGCGGCACCGCCATCGACCTGCACATCCCCGACTCGGGGCCGATGACCCCGGCGGCGGTCGAGGCCTCCCTCGACGAGGCACGCGAGTTCTTCCCGCGCCACTTCCCCGACGAGCACTACACAGCGTTCGCCTGCGGCTCGTGGCTGCTCGACCCGCAGCTGCGGGAGTACCTGCCCGAGAAATCCAACATCGTCCGCTTCCAGCGACGGTTCGAATTGGAGCCCTATCAGGAGCCGGAAGGGCTCGACGCCGACGTCGAGGTGGTGCGTTTCGTGTTCCGTACCCTGACCACGCCGCTGGACAAACTGCCGCGCGACACCGTGCTGCAACGCGCCGTCATCGACCACCTGAAGGCCGGCCGCCACTGGCAATGGCGCCGCGGACGTTTCCCGATCGAGCCGGTCCGGCGGCGGCCACCGGCGCAGGGACGCGTCCAGTCCCCTCCCCGTGTGCTGCCAGCCCCAATCGGACCGCCCGGCCACCCTGTCTCGACAAAAATGGACCCGTAA
- a CDS encoding cupin domain-containing protein, with protein MLGDRLRVLRQQHSLTLRQLATAADVSPALLSQIENGATDPSLATLRKLAQVFDTSIAELFSEPEAPAVHISRAGSRSLLTAPPGQITYERLTPGRGDLEVLQAHLAPGDASSAEPWAHPSTECAIVISGEVVADIGGEAYTLTAGEAVTFDSRLAHLYRNASDQPAHLIIAVTPPNP; from the coding sequence ATGCTCGGTGACCGGCTCCGCGTCCTGCGCCAGCAGCACTCCCTCACGCTGCGGCAGCTCGCCACAGCCGCCGACGTGTCACCCGCCCTGCTGAGTCAGATCGAGAACGGGGCGACCGATCCGAGCCTGGCCACCCTGCGCAAGCTCGCGCAGGTGTTCGACACCTCGATCGCCGAGCTGTTCTCCGAACCGGAGGCCCCGGCGGTGCACATCAGCCGGGCCGGCAGCCGCAGCCTGCTCACCGCGCCCCCGGGCCAGATCACCTACGAGCGCCTCACCCCGGGGCGCGGCGATCTGGAGGTGCTCCAGGCCCATCTCGCCCCGGGCGACGCCAGCTCGGCCGAGCCGTGGGCACACCCCTCGACCGAGTGCGCCATCGTCATCAGCGGCGAGGTGGTCGCCGACATCGGCGGCGAGGCGTACACCCTCACCGCCGGTGAGGCTGTCACCTTCGACTCACGCCTGGCCCACCTCTACCGCAACGCCAGTGACCAGCCGGCCCATCTGATCATCGCAGTCACGCCGCCCAACCCCTGA
- a CDS encoding ABC transporter substrate-binding protein: MSVSPRRLRAGALALATLAIISTTACTAGGSGGNANGGEAQTLTVNTSFVLKTLDPGRVYEATGLTAVHALYDTLLTFEGSDVGTPVPALAESYEASPDAKTFTFKLRSGVTFSDGSPLTADDVVFSLNRLKNIKGSPAVTVSELSVSKTDDSTVVVTSATPNPNVPVVLAMPSTGVLNAEVARDNGAKDGADAAQGDTAQQYLDTNSIGSGPYVLKSYEPESQVVLEANPNYWGDKPQFERVVLRNMDVQTQKLTMQRAESAEISLDISGKLLDGLPESLQTSGVQDTVYFLFLNADPAVSAVAANPKFNQALRAAIDYQGIAALYGAGAAPGAGLVAPAFPGTLPASEASTRDVAKAKALLAEAGLTNPTVRFNYPAITYKGVDLGTVATKVQGDAAEAGITLELNPQPLTTFLDEMRSGKSPLGFTPQSLNYPVADSLINNMAPGQATALRSGWTVERADPAVVAAGEKVTETLDLAARATAMQEWQRLMNQSSPYIVLASNSSTVVATADLTGADYSAAGWQIDVAAVGRR, translated from the coding sequence ATGTCGGTGTCCCCCCGCCGGCTCCGCGCCGGAGCGCTCGCTCTGGCGACGCTGGCCATCATCTCCACCACCGCCTGCACGGCCGGCGGCAGCGGTGGCAACGCGAACGGTGGCGAGGCCCAGACCCTCACCGTCAACACGTCGTTCGTGCTCAAGACCCTCGACCCTGGCCGCGTCTACGAGGCCACCGGCCTGACCGCCGTGCACGCCCTCTACGACACCCTGCTCACCTTCGAGGGCTCCGACGTCGGTACCCCCGTACCGGCGTTGGCCGAGTCGTACGAGGCGTCCCCGGACGCGAAGACCTTCACCTTCAAGCTCCGCTCCGGCGTGACCTTCTCCGACGGCAGCCCGCTCACCGCCGACGACGTGGTGTTCTCCCTCAACCGGCTGAAGAACATCAAGGGCAGCCCGGCGGTCACGGTGAGCGAGCTGAGCGTCAGCAAGACCGACGACAGCACCGTCGTGGTCACCTCGGCCACGCCCAACCCGAACGTGCCGGTGGTGCTGGCGATGCCGTCCACCGGTGTGCTCAACGCCGAGGTCGCCCGCGACAACGGTGCCAAGGACGGCGCGGACGCCGCGCAGGGTGACACCGCCCAGCAGTACCTCGACACCAACTCGATCGGCAGCGGCCCTTACGTGCTCAAGTCCTACGAGCCGGAGTCGCAGGTGGTGCTGGAGGCCAACCCGAACTACTGGGGCGACAAGCCGCAGTTCGAGCGGGTGGTGCTGCGCAACATGGACGTGCAGACCCAGAAGCTGACCATGCAGCGCGCCGAGAGCGCCGAGATCTCGCTGGACATCTCCGGCAAGCTGCTCGACGGCCTGCCGGAGAGCCTGCAGACCTCCGGCGTGCAGGACACCGTCTACTTCCTCTTCCTCAACGCCGACCCGGCGGTCTCGGCGGTGGCCGCGAATCCGAAGTTCAACCAGGCGCTGCGCGCCGCCATCGACTACCAGGGCATCGCCGCCCTGTACGGCGCGGGGGCCGCGCCCGGCGCCGGCCTGGTCGCGCCGGCCTTCCCCGGCACCCTGCCGGCGAGCGAGGCGTCCACCCGGGACGTGGCGAAGGCCAAGGCCCTGCTCGCCGAGGCCGGGCTCACCAACCCGACGGTGAGGTTCAACTACCCGGCCATCACCTACAAGGGCGTGGACCTGGGCACCGTGGCCACCAAGGTGCAGGGCGACGCCGCCGAGGCCGGCATCACGCTGGAGTTGAACCCGCAGCCGCTGACCACGTTCCTCGACGAGATGCGCAGCGGCAAGTCGCCCCTGGGCTTCACCCCGCAGAGCCTGAACTACCCGGTCGCCGACTCGCTGATCAACAACATGGCACCTGGACAGGCCACCGCGCTGCGCTCGGGCTGGACCGTCGAGCGGGCCGACCCGGCGGTCGTCGCGGCCGGTGAGAAGGTCACCGAGACCCTCGACCTCGCGGCCCGGGCCACCGCCATGCAGGAGTGGCAGCGGCTGATGAACCAGTCCTCCCCGTACATCGTGCTGGCCAGCAACTCCTCCACGGTGGTGGCGACCGCCGACCTGACCGGCGCGGACTACTCCGCCGCCGGTTGGCAGATCGACGTCGCCGCGGTCGGCCGCAGGTAG
- a CDS encoding ABC transporter permease, with product MTTVHNGEPGAVTTTAPRPRRSHPLLAFLAKRLAITAGLLLGVTVVTFGLVNVVPGDPVTANLSDQALNDPDTVAAFREKWGLDRPLWQQYLHYLGNLFRGDLGISQQTGRAVLDDLVRYVPATLELAIPTMVLALVIGTGIGMLAAVRNGRVTDQLVRVGALLGLSTPPFWLSLVVLYVFFYQLGLAPSGGRLSTGFSPPPTVTGMYTVDAALAGQWDVAWDAAQHLTLPVLVLTSLTVALLVRFVRSAMLEVLQQDYIRAAYAKGLPARVVLRRHLLRAGLVPVVTVSGLAFASLLSGTVLVESIFGWPGVGQYAYRSATALDLPAILGVSLFVALVYTLVNLTVDLLYGLIDPRIRLS from the coding sequence ATGACGACGGTCCACAACGGCGAGCCGGGCGCGGTCACCACGACCGCGCCCCGGCCCCGCCGGTCCCACCCGCTGCTCGCGTTCCTGGCCAAGCGGCTGGCGATCACCGCCGGGCTGCTGCTGGGCGTCACCGTGGTGACGTTCGGTCTGGTCAACGTGGTACCCGGTGATCCGGTCACCGCCAACCTGTCCGACCAGGCGCTCAACGACCCGGACACGGTGGCCGCCTTCCGCGAGAAGTGGGGGCTGGACCGGCCGCTCTGGCAGCAGTACCTGCACTACCTGGGCAACCTCTTCCGCGGCGACCTGGGTATCTCCCAGCAGACCGGTAGGGCGGTCCTGGACGACCTGGTGCGGTACGTGCCGGCGACCCTGGAACTGGCCATCCCCACCATGGTGCTGGCGCTGGTGATCGGCACCGGGATCGGCATGCTGGCGGCGGTCCGCAACGGGCGGGTCACCGACCAACTCGTCCGGGTGGGCGCGCTGCTCGGCCTCTCCACGCCGCCGTTCTGGCTGTCGCTCGTGGTGCTCTACGTCTTCTTCTACCAGCTCGGCCTGGCCCCCAGCGGTGGACGGCTCTCCACCGGCTTCAGCCCGCCGCCGACCGTGACCGGCATGTACACCGTCGACGCGGCTTTGGCCGGTCAGTGGGACGTGGCCTGGGACGCGGCCCAGCACCTCACCCTGCCGGTGCTGGTGCTGACCTCGCTGACCGTGGCGCTGCTGGTCCGCTTCGTCCGCTCCGCAATGCTGGAGGTGCTCCAGCAGGACTACATCCGGGCTGCGTACGCCAAGGGCCTGCCGGCCCGGGTGGTGCTGCGCCGGCACCTGCTGCGCGCCGGCCTGGTCCCGGTGGTCACCGTCTCCGGCCTGGCCTTCGCCTCGCTGCTGTCCGGGACGGTGCTGGTGGAGAGCATCTTCGGCTGGCCCGGCGTCGGTCAGTACGCCTACCGCAGCGCCACCGCCCTCGACCTGCCCGCGATCCTCGGTGTCAGCCTGTTCGTGGCGCTGGTCTACACGCTTGTCAACCTCACCGTCGACCTGCTGTACGGGCTCATCGACCCGAGGATCCGCCTGTCATGA
- a CDS encoding ABC transporter permease, whose amino-acid sequence MTTIAPDPVAPDPKVDRALTRRRWLGRLRGGSAGRPVWRQPIAVVALTILGGWLLVAILAPLVAPYDPLAQSADTYAAPSAAHWFGTDSLGRDIFSRVVHGARLSIPLALAIVSLALLIGGLLGLIAGYLGRFADEALMRLTDLVFAFPQIILAMAVTAAFGPNTRNAVLALVIVSWPVYARVIRSAVLSMRGDDYLNAARLLGVGPVRALRRDVLPNSIGPAIVLATLELGNAVLLLAALSFLGLGPRPPAAEWGSMVALGSQDLSMWWVSVFPGLAILTVVMAFNVLGDALRDRLDPRYAKGR is encoded by the coding sequence ATGACGACGATCGCACCCGATCCGGTGGCCCCCGACCCGAAGGTGGACCGGGCGCTGACCCGCCGTCGCTGGTTGGGCCGGCTGCGTGGCGGCTCGGCCGGTCGGCCGGTCTGGCGACAGCCGATCGCCGTGGTGGCGCTGACCATTCTCGGCGGCTGGCTGCTGGTGGCGATCCTCGCCCCGCTGGTCGCTCCCTACGACCCGCTCGCGCAGAGCGCCGACACCTACGCGGCACCGTCGGCGGCGCACTGGTTCGGCACCGACTCCCTCGGCCGGGACATCTTCAGCCGCGTCGTGCACGGCGCGCGGTTGTCGATCCCGCTGGCCCTGGCCATCGTGTCGCTGGCCCTGCTGATCGGCGGCCTGCTCGGGCTGATCGCCGGATACCTGGGCCGGTTCGCCGACGAGGCGTTGATGCGGCTGACCGACCTGGTCTTCGCTTTCCCGCAGATCATCCTGGCCATGGCGGTGACCGCCGCCTTCGGCCCGAACACCCGCAACGCGGTGCTGGCGCTGGTCATCGTCTCCTGGCCGGTCTACGCCCGGGTGATCCGCAGCGCCGTGCTCAGCATGCGCGGCGACGACTACCTCAACGCCGCCCGACTGCTCGGTGTCGGACCGGTCCGGGCGCTGCGTCGCGACGTGCTGCCCAACAGCATCGGTCCGGCGATCGTGCTGGCCACCCTGGAACTGGGCAACGCGGTGCTGCTGCTCGCCGCGCTCTCCTTCCTGGGGCTGGGACCCCGCCCACCCGCCGCCGAGTGGGGCTCGATGGTCGCGCTCGGCTCGCAGGATCTGTCGATGTGGTGGGTCAGCGTCTTCCCGGGCCTGGCCATCCTCACCGTCGTGATGGCCTTCAACGTGCTCGGCGACGCGCTGCGCGACCGGCTCGACCCCCGCTACGCGAAGGGACGCTGA
- a CDS encoding ABC transporter ATP-binding protein, whose translation MAPLLDVDSLAVTLPGPRGPLPILHDVSLSVDEGELVGIAGESGCGKSLTAQTLLGLLPAGAKVTGTARFAGTDLLGLDNRGWQRIRGAGIAMVFQDPTAALHPMLTVGRQLTEHMRVHLRMDRRAATRRAVELLDQVRIPDPERALRAYPHQFSGGMRQRAAIAIALAARPRLLIADEPTTALDVTVQAGILALLDRLRAETGLAVAFITHDLGVLSALTTRGYVFYAGRVVETGPTGALLTEPSHPYTAALLGARPHGTQAVGTLRPIPGAPPAPGEGSPGCPFQPRCRYAEPACGTAPPPLAPAAVDRSVACVVRPHLEVTAR comes from the coding sequence ATGGCGCCGTTGCTCGACGTCGACTCCCTCGCCGTGACCCTGCCCGGCCCGCGCGGGCCGCTGCCGATCCTGCACGACGTGTCGCTCAGCGTCGACGAGGGTGAACTCGTCGGCATCGCCGGCGAGAGCGGCTGCGGCAAGAGCCTCACCGCACAGACCCTGCTCGGCCTGCTGCCGGCCGGCGCCAAGGTCACCGGCACGGCGCGGTTCGCCGGCACCGACCTGCTCGGCCTGGACAACCGTGGCTGGCAGCGGATCCGGGGCGCGGGCATCGCCATGGTCTTCCAGGACCCGACCGCCGCCCTGCACCCGATGCTCACCGTCGGTCGTCAGCTCACCGAACACATGCGGGTGCACCTGCGAATGGACCGGCGGGCCGCGACCCGCCGCGCGGTGGAACTGCTCGACCAGGTCAGGATCCCCGACCCGGAACGGGCCCTGCGCGCCTATCCGCACCAGTTCTCCGGCGGCATGCGGCAACGGGCGGCCATCGCCATCGCCCTGGCCGCCCGCCCCCGACTGCTGATCGCCGACGAACCGACCACCGCCCTGGACGTCACCGTGCAGGCCGGCATCCTCGCCCTGCTCGACCGGCTTCGCGCGGAGACCGGGCTGGCCGTCGCCTTCATCACCCACGACCTGGGGGTGCTCAGCGCGTTGACCACCCGTGGCTACGTCTTCTACGCCGGTCGCGTGGTGGAGACCGGCCCCACCGGGGCGCTGCTCACCGAGCCCAGCCATCCGTACACGGCGGCGCTGCTCGGTGCCCGGCCGCACGGCACCCAGGCCGTCGGCACGCTGCGGCCCATCCCCGGTGCCCCGCCGGCACCGGGAGAAGGGTCGCCGGGCTGTCCGTTCCAACCCCGCTGCCGGTACGCCGAACCGGCCTGCGGCACCGCGCCGCCACCTCTGGCGCCGGCGGCTGTCGACCGGTCCGTGGCCTGCGTGGTCCGCCCGCACCTGGAGGTGACAGCCCGATGA
- a CDS encoding ABC transporter ATP-binding protein encodes MTGLLDISDVEVEYRSRGRGRVLAVAGVSLDVAAGQIVGLVGESGCGKSSLARVAVGLTPPSAGAVRFAGQPVTPLGWRRRPETEIGLQMVFQNPYASLNPRRTIGAQLLDGIPATVTGATARRDRVRELLDRVGMPTTAAERYPHQFSGGQRQRLAIARALAPQPRMIIADEPVTALDASSQAQVVNLLVGLVRDLDMGMLFISHDLALVHEIADITAVMYLGRIVESAPTRELWRDPRHPYTRALIDAVPRIGPIPQLPATLAGEVPDPANAPAGCRFRPRCPHAFAPCGDQPPTLDLGGRSAACWLNDPTMALATVPAN; translated from the coding sequence ATGACCGGCCTGCTGGACATCAGCGACGTCGAGGTCGAGTACCGCTCGCGGGGGCGTGGCCGGGTGCTCGCGGTCGCCGGGGTCAGCCTGGACGTGGCGGCCGGGCAGATCGTCGGCCTGGTCGGCGAGTCCGGCTGCGGCAAGTCGTCGCTGGCCCGGGTCGCCGTGGGGTTGACTCCGCCGAGCGCCGGGGCGGTCCGCTTCGCCGGTCAGCCGGTCACGCCGCTGGGCTGGCGACGCCGGCCGGAGACCGAGATCGGCCTGCAAATGGTCTTCCAGAACCCGTACGCCTCGCTGAATCCCCGGCGCACCATCGGCGCGCAACTGCTCGACGGCATCCCGGCGACGGTGACCGGCGCGACGGCCCGCCGGGACCGGGTGCGGGAGCTGTTGGATCGGGTCGGCATGCCGACCACCGCCGCCGAGCGGTACCCGCACCAGTTCTCCGGCGGGCAGCGGCAACGCCTCGCCATCGCCCGGGCCCTCGCACCGCAACCACGGATGATCATCGCCGACGAACCGGTCACCGCGCTGGACGCCTCGTCCCAGGCGCAGGTGGTCAACCTGCTCGTCGGTCTGGTCCGCGACCTCGACATGGGCATGCTGTTCATCTCCCACGACCTCGCCCTGGTGCACGAGATCGCCGACATCACCGCCGTGATGTACCTGGGCCGCATCGTGGAGAGCGCGCCCACCCGGGAGCTGTGGCGAGATCCGCGACACCCCTACACCCGGGCGCTTATCGACGCGGTGCCCCGCATCGGCCCCATCCCACAGCTGCCCGCCACCCTGGCCGGTGAGGTGCCCGATCCCGCCAACGCCCCCGCCGGCTGCCGGTTCCGGCCACGCTGCCCGCACGCCTTCGCCCCCTGCGGTGACCAGCCACCCACCCTCGACCTCGGCGGACGCAGCGCCGCCTGCTGGCTCAACGATCCCACGATGGCCCTGGCCACCGTGCCCGCGAACTGA
- a CDS encoding amidohydrolase family protein, whose product MHTATEQVLVNLALYDGVADDLQPDRGVRVGADGMIKAVGAVDDVLSEAGDARVVDLGGDVVMPGLTNMHVHLSLGLPGHLADTVHRSNLAELVLLMADSARRTLHAGVTTARLVGEGRYADFALRRGIEAGAVDGPRIFTAGHALCCTGGHGWEADALEADGADGFRRLTRAQIRAGADLIKVCVSGGIAGQFEAIDTPQLLDDEMAAVIRVAHDWGRKVTAHAGPADTVRRAVELGLDCVEHGYELTDEVTRLMADRGVWYVPTIVVSRCEQFFRDSGVPGWLMDRALAAGPRHWESLQHAIRNGVPIALGSDMPPHAGYDETSATVRELEFMVDAGMSVADALKAATIRPAEWLDQADTLGSVEAGKHADLLVLRDDPTRSVSALRTLHTVIKGGVVYRDDHHRVRVPR is encoded by the coding sequence ATGCACACCGCCACCGAACAGGTCCTGGTCAACCTCGCGCTCTACGACGGCGTCGCCGACGACCTCCAACCCGACCGGGGTGTCCGGGTCGGCGCCGACGGAATGATCAAAGCTGTGGGAGCCGTCGACGACGTGCTCTCCGAGGCCGGCGACGCCCGCGTGGTCGATCTCGGCGGCGACGTGGTGATGCCCGGCCTGACCAACATGCACGTGCATCTCTCCCTCGGGCTGCCCGGTCACCTCGCCGACACGGTGCACCGGTCCAACCTGGCCGAACTGGTGCTGCTGATGGCCGACTCGGCCCGACGCACCCTGCACGCCGGGGTCACCACCGCCCGGCTGGTCGGCGAGGGACGCTACGCCGACTTCGCGCTGCGCCGGGGCATCGAGGCCGGGGCGGTGGACGGTCCCCGGATCTTCACCGCCGGACACGCGCTGTGCTGCACCGGCGGCCACGGCTGGGAGGCCGACGCCCTGGAGGCCGACGGCGCCGACGGCTTCCGCCGGCTCACCCGGGCCCAGATCCGGGCCGGCGCCGACCTGATCAAAGTCTGTGTCTCCGGCGGGATCGCCGGTCAGTTCGAGGCGATCGACACCCCACAGTTGCTCGACGACGAGATGGCCGCCGTCATCCGGGTCGCCCACGACTGGGGGCGTAAGGTCACCGCGCACGCCGGCCCGGCCGACACCGTACGCCGGGCCGTCGAACTCGGCCTGGACTGCGTGGAACACGGCTACGAGCTGACCGACGAGGTCACCCGCCTGATGGCCGACCGGGGCGTCTGGTACGTGCCCACCATCGTGGTGAGCCGCTGTGAACAGTTCTTCCGCGACTCCGGAGTGCCCGGCTGGTTGATGGACCGGGCACTCGCCGCCGGCCCCCGACACTGGGAGAGCCTTCAGCACGCGATCCGCAACGGGGTGCCGATCGCCCTGGGCAGCGACATGCCACCGCACGCGGGCTATGACGAGACCAGCGCGACCGTGCGTGAGCTGGAGTTCATGGTGGACGCCGGGATGTCGGTCGCCGACGCGTTGAAAGCCGCCACCATCCGCCCCGCGGAATGGCTGGACCAGGCCGACACGCTCGGCAGCGTCGAGGCCGGCAAGCACGCCGACCTGCTGGTGCTGCGCGACGACCCGACCCGCTCCGTCTCCGCGTTGCGCACCCTGCACACGGTCATCAAGGGCGGCGTCGTCTACCGCGACGACCACCACCGCGTCCGGGTGCCCCGATGA